From a single Sebastes umbrosus isolate fSebUmb1 chromosome 17, fSebUmb1.pri, whole genome shotgun sequence genomic region:
- the emsy gene encoding BRCA2-interacting transcriptional repressor EMSY isoform X3 has product MPMIQLEKPVLTGTMPVVWPTILDLGRDECKRILRKLELEAYAGVISALRAQGDLTKDKKDLLGELTKILGISTERHRAEVRRAVNDERLTTIAYHMSGPNSSSEWSIEGRRLVPLMPRLVPQTAFTVTANAVASATANQNASLLLPAETGNKEVVVCYSYTSTTGTPTSATATSGTIGATVKSPRPPSPSSNVVVLPSGSTVYVKSVSCSDEDEKPRKRRRTNSSSSSPVMLKEITKVSPPISKSITVPVSGSPKMSNIMQSIANSLPPHLSPVKITFTKPTIQTTNTTTQKVIIVTTSPSSNFVPNILSKSHAHNAALSKLVSTSMLTASSQKQTVVFPASASPANTVAVTTVVPSAPSVVMSTTCATSAGVKVASARLPSPKTMVGSPAQIMAQFPKQQSPKQLQQSSSMGVCSVSQTQTTSTSPGSKPTIQIKQESGVKIITQQVQPSKILPKPSQVGLSSSTSSPIMVVSSNGAIMTTKLVTQSTATQSTYTRPTVSPSLGARISASSGTTYVKTTSGSIITVVPKSLATLGGKIISSNIVSGTTTKITTIPMTSKPNVIVVQKTTGKGATIQGLPGKNVVTTLLNAGVSPKLETFTSYIKGEKGLQAVQGTKPAIITASRPITKMIVTQPKGMSSVSQATATKIIPTKIVYGQQGKTQVLIKPKPVFQTAVVSEHTRQLVTEALQQVTRSAEIMQGQASGQDGSTKEDESSHSSAQEPHPVVHLVSSREQDWTEQEVSVESSPTIIYQEVSGGESQSATSTIKALLELQQTTAFAKALSAVKEKAESKPRQHTIDLSQMAVPIQLAQEKKPSPESPRPSTSEAEPSTEYVTAGKVISRVVVPSEDDNVVMSSSQQLGKPYKISQVTVVTKPAATVSSASAASHVIHMPSDSHGKTETVLEVGELEGDTLDPQTGLFYRSSQTATDAMKQTVHSAAAQPPPSSQAEAEQSRHTSTTISTSTSIQPPPQLHSKPQISQPSSSSAAFPSTLLLTKKLPKLREQTQPKPQALTQIPKDRPLTAPAQAGLKVTTPVTPTKPLLTPQLPKLQQAPTSHHRPLHTPMSHPPPLQAHHPVSTEKTASSQQPIITQSATVTKITFGSSHHSSQVFSSGEATAKLIPESSSRPSGDKPSVSDILKISMMEAEIDPSTEPMVVDSSSDCGPLGKAMEVQAVSGTLDSGQFISSSGASMHHSHTKPQFSCMQGLTAQRSKEDLEVIEVIPQYSILPDSSQSNVVVEPSGFLEITNYTSQQLEEDSPMEQEVDSSNDEATAASPPDQP; this is encoded by the exons ATG CCCATGATTCAGCTGGAGAAACCAGTGCTGACTGGTACCATGCCCGTGGTATGGCCCACCATCCTTGACCTGGGCAGGGATGAGTGCAAAAGAATTCTCCGTAAACTTG AGCTGGAGGCTTATGCTGGGGTTATCAGTGCCCTGCGAGCCCAAGGAGACCTGACGAAGGACAAGAAGGATCTGCTGGGAGAACTCACTAAAATCCTTGG TATCTCAACAGAACGCCATCGGGCAGAAGTCCGCAGGGCTGTCAATGATGAACGCCTCACCACTATTGCATATCA TATGTCCGGTCCTAACAGCTCGTCCGAATGGTCCATTGAAGGACGTCGGCTTGTCCCCTTGATGCCGAGGCTGGTCCCTCAGACAGCCTTTACTGTGACTGCTAATGCGGTGGCCAGCGCCACAGCCAACCAGAATGCCTCCCTTCTGTTGCCagctgaaacaggaaacaaagaaG TGGTTGTATGTTACTCCTACACAAGCACCACCGGCACCCCTACCAGCGCCACGGCGACCAGCGGCACCATAGGAGCAACTGTGAAATCACCACGACCACCCAGTCCTTCATCCAACGTGGTGGTGCTGCCCAGCGGGAGCACCGTCTACGTGAAAA GCGTGAGCTGTTCCGACGAGGACGAGAAGCCTCGCAAGCGAAGGCGGACAAACTCGTCCAGCTCGTCGCCGGTGATGCTGAAGGAGATTACCAAGGTATCCCCGCCGATATCCAAGAGCATCACGGTGCCGGTGAGCGGCAGCCCCAAGATGAGCAACATCATGCAGAGCATCGCCAACTCGCTGCCGCCCCACCTGTCCCCCGTCAAGATCACCTTCACCAAGCCCACCATCCagaccaccaacaccaccacgcAGAAg GTGATCATCGTGACGACTTCGCCCAGCTCCAACTTTGTGCCCAACATCCTGTCCAAGTCTCACGCTCACAACGCCGCTCTGTCCAAGCTGGTCTCCACCTCCATGCTGACGGCGTCCAGCCAGAAACAGACGGTGGTCTTCCCAGCCAGCGCCAGCCCCGCCAACACCGTCGCGGTGACCACGGTGGTCCCCTCGGCTCCTTCAGTGGTCATGTCAACAACAT GTGCTACTTCAGCTGGAGTGAAGGTGGCTTCAGCCAGACTTCCTTCACCTAAGACCATGGTGGGTTCCCCGGCTCAGATCATGGCCCAGTTCCCCAAACAGCAGTCCCCcaaacagctgcagcagagctCCTCTATGGGAGTCTGTAGTGTGAGCCAGACCCAGACCACCAGCACCTCGCCGGGCTCCAAGCCCACCATCCAGATCAAACAAGAGTCCG GGGTGAAGATAATCACTCAGCAGGTTCAGCCCAGCAAAATCCTGCCCAAACCTTCACAAGTGGGTTTGTCCAGCAGCACCTCGTCCCCCATCATGGTCGTCAGTAGCAACGGAGCCATCATGACCACCAAACTGGTCACTCAGTCCACAG CTACCCAGTCCACCTATACCAGACCGACTGTCAGCCCCAGCCTCGGCGCCAGAATATCAGCCTCCAGTGGGACCACCTACGTCAAGACCACCAGCGGCAGCATCATCACCGTGGTGCCCAAGTCTCTGGCCACTCTGGGTGGGAAGATCATCAGCAGTAACATCGTCTCCG GCACAACGACCAAGATCACCACCATCCCCATGACCTCCAAGCCAAACGTCATTGTGGTTCAGAAGACCACAGGAAAAGGAGCGACCATCCAAGGACTACCTGGGAAGAATGTGGTCACCACTCTTTTAAATGCTGGG GTGTCGCCAAAGTTAGAAACCTTCACATCCTACATAAAG GGGGAGAAAGGCCTGCAGGCTGTTCAGGGGACCAAACCGGCGATCATCACCGCCTCCAGACCCATCACCAAGATGATCGTCACCCAGCCCAAAGGCATGAGCTCTGTATCCCAGGCCACCGCCACCAAGATCATCCCAACCAAGATCGTCTACGGCCAGCAGGGCAAGACCCAG GTTCTCATCAAACCTAAGCCAGTCTTCCAGACGGCGGTGGTGAGCGAGCACACCAGGCAGCTGGTCACCGAGGCGCTGCAGCAGGTGACCCGCTCTGCGGAAATCATGCAGGGTCAAGCCTCGGGACAGGACGGGTCCACGAAGGAAGACGAGTCCTCCCATAGCAGCGCTCAAG AGCCTCACCCTGTAGTGCACCTGGTGTCCTCCAGAGAGCAGGATTGGACAGAGCAGGAAGTATCCGTAGAGTCCAGCCCCACTATTATCTACCAGGAGGTGTCTGGTGGGGAATCCCAGTCTGCCACCTCCACCATCAAAGCCCTGCTGGAGCTACAACAGACAACAG CCTTTGCTAAAGCCCTCTCGGCAGTGAAGGAGAAGGCCGAGTCCAAACCCAGACAGCACACCATCGACCTGAGCCAGATGGCCGTGCCCATCCAGCTGGCCCAGGAGAAGAAGCCCAGCCCGGAGTCCCCCAGGCCCTCCACCTCAGAGGCTGAACCCAGCACCGAGTACGTCACAGCAG GTAAAGTCATCAGCAGAGTGGTCGTGCCCTCGGAGGACGATAACGTGGTCATGTCCTCCAGCCAGCAGCTGGGGAAGCCTTACAAAATCAGCCAGGTTACCGTGGTAACCAAACCGGCCGCTACCGTGTCCTCAGCGAGCGCAGCTTCACACGTCATCCACATG cCCTCTGACAGCCATGGTAAAACGGAGACCGTGTTAGAGGTGGGCGAGCTGGAAGGCGACACCCTGGACCCCCAAACAGGCTTGTTTTACCGCTCCAGCCAAACAGCTACAGACGCCATGAAGCAAACCGTCCACTCTGCAGCCGCTCAGCCGCCTCCCTCGAGCCAGGCAGAGGCCGAGCAGAGCCGGCACACCTCCACCaccatctccacctccacctccatccaGCCGCCGCCACAACTGCACAGCAAACCTCAAATCAGCcagccttcctcttcctcagctgCCTTCCCCTCCACCCTTCTTCTGACTAAGAAACTCCCAAAACTACGAGAGCAGACTCAGCCCAAACCCCAGGCCTTAACCCAGATTCCCAAAGACAGACCACTGACTGCACCAGCCCAAGCCGGATTAAAGGTCACGACCCCGGTTACGCCAACAAAGCCCCTGTTGACGCCGCAGCTCCCGAAGCTCCAGCAAGCACCCACATCCCACCACAGACCCCTGCACACACCCATGTCCCACCCTCCTCCACTGCAGGCGCACCACCCTGTCAGCACTGAAAAGACGGCCTCCAGCCAG CAGCCAATCATCACACAGAGCGCCACCGTCACCAAGATCACCTTCGGCAGCTCCCACCATTCATCGCAGGTCTTCAGCAGCGGCGAGGCCACCGCCAAACTGATCCCCGAGTCCAGCTCCAGGCCCTCGGGAGACAAGCCCTCGGTGTCGGACATCCTGAAGATCTCCATGATGGAGGCGGAGATCGATCCGAGCACGGAGCCCATGGTGGTGGATTCCTCCAGCGACTGCGGCCCTCTGGGGAAAGCCATGGAGGTCCAGGCCGTGTCAGGCACACTGGACTCGGGCCAGTTCATCAGCAGCTCTGGGGCCTCCATGCACCACTCCCACACAAAGCCCCAGTTCAGCTGCATGCAGGGCCTCACAGCACAGAGGAGCAAAGAGGACCTGGAGGTCATTGAG GTGATTCCTCAGTACTCCATCCTGCCGGACTCCAGCCAGTCCAACGTGGTGGTGGAGCCCAGCGGCTTCCTGGAGATCACCAACTACACCAgccagcagctggaggaggacagCCCCATGGAGCAGGAGGTGGACAGCAGCAACGACGAGGCCACGGCAGCCAGTCCTCCTGACCAACCATAG
- the emsy gene encoding BRCA2-interacting transcriptional repressor EMSY isoform X8 — MPMIQLEKPVLTGTMPVVWPTILDLGRDECKRILRKLELEAYAGVISALRAQGDLTKDKKDLLGELTKILGISTERHRAEVRRAVNDERLTTIAYHMSGPNSSSEWSIEGRRLVPLMPRLVPQTAFTVTANAVASATANQNASLLLPAETGNKEVVVCYSYTSTTGTPTSATATSGTIGATVKSPRPPSPSSNVVVLPSGSTVYVKSVSCSDEDEKPRKRRRTNSSSSSPVMLKEITKVSPPISKSITVPVSGSPKMSNIMQSIANSLPPHLSPVKITFTKPTIQTTNTTTQKVIIVTTSPSSNFVPNILSKSHAHNAALSKLVSTSMLTASSQKQTVVFPASASPANTVAVTTVVPSAPSVVMSTTCATSAGVKVASARLPSPKTMVGSPAQIMAQFPKQQSPKQLQQSSSMGVCSVSQTQTTSTSPGSKPTIQIKQESGVKIITQQVQPSKILPKPSQVGLSSSTSSPIMVVSSNGAIMTTKLVTQSTATQSTYTRPTVSPSLGARISASSGTTYVKTTSGSIITVVPKSLATLGGKIISSNIVSGTTTKITTIPMTSKPNVIVVQKTTGKGATIQGLPGKNVVTTLLNAGGEKGLQAVQGTKPAIITASRPITKMIVTQPKGMSSVSQATATKIIPTKIVYGQQGKTQVLIKPKPVFQTAVVSEHTRQLVTEALQQVTRSAEIMQGQASGQDGSTKEDESSHSSAQEPHPVVHLVSSREQDWTEQEVSVESSPTIIYQEVSGGESQSATSTIKALLELQQTTAFAKALSAVKEKAESKPRQHTIDLSQMAVPIQLAQEKKPSPESPRPSTSEAEPSTEYVTAGKVISRVVVPSEDDNVVMSSSQQLGKPYKISQVTVVTKPAATVSSASAASHVIHMPSDSHGKTETVLEVGELEGDTLDPQTGLFYRSSQTATDAMKQTVHSAAAQPPPSSQAEAEQSRHTSTTISTSTSIQPPPQLHSKPQISQPSSSSAAFPSTLLLTKKLPKLREQTQPKPQALTQIPKDRPLTAPAQAGLKVTTPVTPTKPLLTPQLPKLQQAPTSHHRPLHTPMSHPPPLQAHHPVSTEKTASSQQPIITQSATVTKITFGSSHHSSQVFSSGEATAKLIPESSSRPSGDKPSVSDILKISMMEAEIDPSTEPMVVDSSSDCGPLGKAMEVQAVSGTLDSGQFISSSGASMHHSHTKPQFSCMQGLTAQRSKEDLEVIEVIPQYSILPDSSQSNVVVEPSGFLEITNYTSQQLEEDSPMEQEVDSSNDEATAASPPDQP, encoded by the exons ATG CCCATGATTCAGCTGGAGAAACCAGTGCTGACTGGTACCATGCCCGTGGTATGGCCCACCATCCTTGACCTGGGCAGGGATGAGTGCAAAAGAATTCTCCGTAAACTTG AGCTGGAGGCTTATGCTGGGGTTATCAGTGCCCTGCGAGCCCAAGGAGACCTGACGAAGGACAAGAAGGATCTGCTGGGAGAACTCACTAAAATCCTTGG TATCTCAACAGAACGCCATCGGGCAGAAGTCCGCAGGGCTGTCAATGATGAACGCCTCACCACTATTGCATATCA TATGTCCGGTCCTAACAGCTCGTCCGAATGGTCCATTGAAGGACGTCGGCTTGTCCCCTTGATGCCGAGGCTGGTCCCTCAGACAGCCTTTACTGTGACTGCTAATGCGGTGGCCAGCGCCACAGCCAACCAGAATGCCTCCCTTCTGTTGCCagctgaaacaggaaacaaagaaG TGGTTGTATGTTACTCCTACACAAGCACCACCGGCACCCCTACCAGCGCCACGGCGACCAGCGGCACCATAGGAGCAACTGTGAAATCACCACGACCACCCAGTCCTTCATCCAACGTGGTGGTGCTGCCCAGCGGGAGCACCGTCTACGTGAAAA GCGTGAGCTGTTCCGACGAGGACGAGAAGCCTCGCAAGCGAAGGCGGACAAACTCGTCCAGCTCGTCGCCGGTGATGCTGAAGGAGATTACCAAGGTATCCCCGCCGATATCCAAGAGCATCACGGTGCCGGTGAGCGGCAGCCCCAAGATGAGCAACATCATGCAGAGCATCGCCAACTCGCTGCCGCCCCACCTGTCCCCCGTCAAGATCACCTTCACCAAGCCCACCATCCagaccaccaacaccaccacgcAGAAg GTGATCATCGTGACGACTTCGCCCAGCTCCAACTTTGTGCCCAACATCCTGTCCAAGTCTCACGCTCACAACGCCGCTCTGTCCAAGCTGGTCTCCACCTCCATGCTGACGGCGTCCAGCCAGAAACAGACGGTGGTCTTCCCAGCCAGCGCCAGCCCCGCCAACACCGTCGCGGTGACCACGGTGGTCCCCTCGGCTCCTTCAGTGGTCATGTCAACAACAT GTGCTACTTCAGCTGGAGTGAAGGTGGCTTCAGCCAGACTTCCTTCACCTAAGACCATGGTGGGTTCCCCGGCTCAGATCATGGCCCAGTTCCCCAAACAGCAGTCCCCcaaacagctgcagcagagctCCTCTATGGGAGTCTGTAGTGTGAGCCAGACCCAGACCACCAGCACCTCGCCGGGCTCCAAGCCCACCATCCAGATCAAACAAGAGTCCG GGGTGAAGATAATCACTCAGCAGGTTCAGCCCAGCAAAATCCTGCCCAAACCTTCACAAGTGGGTTTGTCCAGCAGCACCTCGTCCCCCATCATGGTCGTCAGTAGCAACGGAGCCATCATGACCACCAAACTGGTCACTCAGTCCACAG CTACCCAGTCCACCTATACCAGACCGACTGTCAGCCCCAGCCTCGGCGCCAGAATATCAGCCTCCAGTGGGACCACCTACGTCAAGACCACCAGCGGCAGCATCATCACCGTGGTGCCCAAGTCTCTGGCCACTCTGGGTGGGAAGATCATCAGCAGTAACATCGTCTCCG GCACAACGACCAAGATCACCACCATCCCCATGACCTCCAAGCCAAACGTCATTGTGGTTCAGAAGACCACAGGAAAAGGAGCGACCATCCAAGGACTACCTGGGAAGAATGTGGTCACCACTCTTTTAAATGCTGGG GGGGAGAAAGGCCTGCAGGCTGTTCAGGGGACCAAACCGGCGATCATCACCGCCTCCAGACCCATCACCAAGATGATCGTCACCCAGCCCAAAGGCATGAGCTCTGTATCCCAGGCCACCGCCACCAAGATCATCCCAACCAAGATCGTCTACGGCCAGCAGGGCAAGACCCAG GTTCTCATCAAACCTAAGCCAGTCTTCCAGACGGCGGTGGTGAGCGAGCACACCAGGCAGCTGGTCACCGAGGCGCTGCAGCAGGTGACCCGCTCTGCGGAAATCATGCAGGGTCAAGCCTCGGGACAGGACGGGTCCACGAAGGAAGACGAGTCCTCCCATAGCAGCGCTCAAG AGCCTCACCCTGTAGTGCACCTGGTGTCCTCCAGAGAGCAGGATTGGACAGAGCAGGAAGTATCCGTAGAGTCCAGCCCCACTATTATCTACCAGGAGGTGTCTGGTGGGGAATCCCAGTCTGCCACCTCCACCATCAAAGCCCTGCTGGAGCTACAACAGACAACAG CCTTTGCTAAAGCCCTCTCGGCAGTGAAGGAGAAGGCCGAGTCCAAACCCAGACAGCACACCATCGACCTGAGCCAGATGGCCGTGCCCATCCAGCTGGCCCAGGAGAAGAAGCCCAGCCCGGAGTCCCCCAGGCCCTCCACCTCAGAGGCTGAACCCAGCACCGAGTACGTCACAGCAG GTAAAGTCATCAGCAGAGTGGTCGTGCCCTCGGAGGACGATAACGTGGTCATGTCCTCCAGCCAGCAGCTGGGGAAGCCTTACAAAATCAGCCAGGTTACCGTGGTAACCAAACCGGCCGCTACCGTGTCCTCAGCGAGCGCAGCTTCACACGTCATCCACATG cCCTCTGACAGCCATGGTAAAACGGAGACCGTGTTAGAGGTGGGCGAGCTGGAAGGCGACACCCTGGACCCCCAAACAGGCTTGTTTTACCGCTCCAGCCAAACAGCTACAGACGCCATGAAGCAAACCGTCCACTCTGCAGCCGCTCAGCCGCCTCCCTCGAGCCAGGCAGAGGCCGAGCAGAGCCGGCACACCTCCACCaccatctccacctccacctccatccaGCCGCCGCCACAACTGCACAGCAAACCTCAAATCAGCcagccttcctcttcctcagctgCCTTCCCCTCCACCCTTCTTCTGACTAAGAAACTCCCAAAACTACGAGAGCAGACTCAGCCCAAACCCCAGGCCTTAACCCAGATTCCCAAAGACAGACCACTGACTGCACCAGCCCAAGCCGGATTAAAGGTCACGACCCCGGTTACGCCAACAAAGCCCCTGTTGACGCCGCAGCTCCCGAAGCTCCAGCAAGCACCCACATCCCACCACAGACCCCTGCACACACCCATGTCCCACCCTCCTCCACTGCAGGCGCACCACCCTGTCAGCACTGAAAAGACGGCCTCCAGCCAG CAGCCAATCATCACACAGAGCGCCACCGTCACCAAGATCACCTTCGGCAGCTCCCACCATTCATCGCAGGTCTTCAGCAGCGGCGAGGCCACCGCCAAACTGATCCCCGAGTCCAGCTCCAGGCCCTCGGGAGACAAGCCCTCGGTGTCGGACATCCTGAAGATCTCCATGATGGAGGCGGAGATCGATCCGAGCACGGAGCCCATGGTGGTGGATTCCTCCAGCGACTGCGGCCCTCTGGGGAAAGCCATGGAGGTCCAGGCCGTGTCAGGCACACTGGACTCGGGCCAGTTCATCAGCAGCTCTGGGGCCTCCATGCACCACTCCCACACAAAGCCCCAGTTCAGCTGCATGCAGGGCCTCACAGCACAGAGGAGCAAAGAGGACCTGGAGGTCATTGAG GTGATTCCTCAGTACTCCATCCTGCCGGACTCCAGCCAGTCCAACGTGGTGGTGGAGCCCAGCGGCTTCCTGGAGATCACCAACTACACCAgccagcagctggaggaggacagCCCCATGGAGCAGGAGGTGGACAGCAGCAACGACGAGGCCACGGCAGCCAGTCCTCCTGACCAACCATAG